The following proteins are co-located in the Diorhabda carinulata isolate Delta chromosome 4, icDioCari1.1, whole genome shotgun sequence genome:
- the LOC130892248 gene encoding uncharacterized protein LOC130892248 isoform X3 has translation MAEPNTPRIPKIMVFRPTWDEFKDFSKYIQHMESKMAHKAGLAKVIPPAEWVPRKNGYKIEDVNLTIPAPICQVVTGKQGLYQQINIQKKSMTVKQYKELAESERYATPKHFDYEDLERKYWKNITYVAPIYGADVSGSLTDEDVNEWNINRLGTILDYVNEDYGISIEGVNTAYLYFGMWKTTFAWHTEDMDLYSINYLHFGAPKTWYSIPPEHGRRLERLANGFFPSSYKTCQAFLRHKMTLISPQILKQYSIPYNKITQEAGEIMITFPYGYHAGFNHGFNCAESTNFAQERWIEYGKRASQCTCSKDMVKISMDTFVKRFQPDRYEMWLKGEDIGPHPEEPDKKVPAPLPMPQDILCNKNNPTLPQSYLEHQKGSKKGRMMANYNPFSMADFPAALQLELMEEDNLAFGSDELPPDEQQLEALEDIWLKAGEIEAEDASICDAGYNVKKGRRFQKKIRRGRKKLDDPSWGPKKDPEYRADELTGLYTPCHSKDKKVCGKIVKPINNEQMDTDDLVKSLIQQETEILMKQSKKHKHKDKKKEKDPEHKKHRKRKHREEKSEHNKEAEGASISKNESVETIQKENPEQKNIDDIIRAAEEEHEQKLLKEAPIPIIEQPLTPTPKVNQISTTNSFLKNYRRPKEMPKVVTNKIETIRTSKGIITVLEPKSVIPKPIPKLEPTLSSSNTLQSTMKPFAPVSHKYEVAFLDFLQKQTNNAIAPKKSPAKRSDFDRYNKPKVLQTNISKTISSLPKDIRITSTVSSNSIPTTIQSNTVNNKLQGNLNSPQNKFTNSTHASINGVQTNSLNQQCQAHQLPSNGVVHNLNQTQSGSNMLGTILKSPIQAKTVANNQQQVKTTMSVNQQVLSKPVLTNNVVNSNIHPLTTPVEVQPVNNTTVNVGTEESCQSEPPASTPGPVLQTMQKMELPVLTQQMPQLSVPESFTDYEDMPKLGSPAVATKVNLSELDRREEAVKGLLDMYSVNIEKTAATPALEKEDSPPKKFKPNLIWTNHKYYTTFRCETVYDNADRFYPMTGIPIPSDSNKKVVVEPIPTITSNITALEEEEEENEDVIEKEEEKERIYVQENDISNEIATEIEIQSSGNTYSDQDGSSDDSSSSDCESDCEKCKKLNSTEEIVPLNTDEDIKENLKSKRGARQIRRVKKPAIPRIFGKTKGKRGNSKSRLYLSEIIFGVKKKGRPKKNDQIRYQVLRNLCKKKCLPSNKKNCKDGELSEYLMYKKAHFTPAECYVDTKDVLDNFSKDIQDYLKSGLTLFNVGSIPIEECSKLTNSESFEPKDVEIGPKNKPIKVNEKVWAKHKNGRFYQAKVIDIKCESNLCVFFPVDQSFSKDVRLSDVVGFETMPNPVLGQRLKIRWIDGHSYDADYMGNVDNYIFTVLFEDDSKCHLQQDSIFGITETIPKRILSKLVSSCSDFTAKEDE, from the exons atggCAGAGCCAAATACTCCAAGGATACCAAA AATTATGGTTTTCCGACCGACGTGGGATGAATTTAAggatttttccaaatatattcaacacATGGAGTCGAAAATGGCACACAAAGCTGGTTTAGCGAAG GTTATACCCCCTGCTGAGTGGGTACCACGCAAAAATGGCTACAAAATCGAGGACGTAAATCTAACAATCCCAGCTCCAATTTGTCAAGTAGTCACTGGTAAACAAGGACTCTACCAACAAattaatatacagaaaaaatcgATGACCGTGAAACAATATAAAGAACTGGCTGAATCTGAAAGATATGCCACTCCAAAACATTTTGATTATGAAGACTTAGAAaggaaatattggaaaaatatcacTTACGTTGCCCCGATATATGGTGCAGATGTTTCTGGTAGCTTAACAGATGAAGATGTTAAT gaaTGGAATATAAACCGATTGGGAACCATTTTGGATTATGTTAATGAAGATTATGGTATTTCAATTGAAGGTGTTAATACCGCTTACTTATATTTCGGCATGTGGAAAACTACATTTGCTTGGCACACAGAAGATATGGACCTTTACTCAATCAACTATTTACATTTCGGAGCACCAAAAACTTG GTACTCTATTCCACCGGAACATGGTAGAAGATTGGAAAGACTTGCAAACGGATTTTTTCCAAGTTCGTACAAGACATGTCAGGCTTTCCTGAGACACAAAATGACGTTGATTTCCCCTCAAATCTTAAAACAGTACTCCATTCCATATAACAAG ATAACTCAAGAAGCTGGTGAAATAATGATAACATTTCCGTATGGATACCATGCTGGGTTTAACCACGGTTTCAATTGTGCTGAATCTACAAATTTTGCTCAGGAAAGGTGGATTGAATACGGGAAACGCGCGTCACAATGCACCTGCAGCAAAGACATGGTTAAAATTTCCATGGATACATTCGTCAAGAGATTCCAACCGGATAGGTATGAAATGTGGTTGAAAGGTGAAGATATCGGTCCACATCCAGAAGAACCAGATAAGAAGGTTCCAGCACCGTTGCCTATGCCTCAGGATAttttatgtaacaaaaataatccTACTTTACCCCAGAGTTATTTGGAACATCAGAAAGGATCGAAGAAAGGAAGAATGATGGCCAATTATAATCC TTTCAGTATGGCGGATTTCCCTGCTGCGTTACAATTGGAATTGATGGAAGAAGATAATCTTGCGTTTGGGTCAGATGAACTACCACCCGATGAACAGCAATTGGAAGCATTGGAAGATATTTGGTTGAAAGCAGGCGAAATCg AAGCTGAAGATGCTTCTATATGTGACGCCGGGTACAATGTGAAGAAAGGACGTagattccagaaaaaaataCGTCGTGGTAGAAAAAAGTTGGACGATCCTTCGTGGGGACCAAAGAAAGATCCTGAATATAGAGCAGATGAATTAACAGGACTTTACACTCCTTGTCACAGCAAAGATAAAAAG gtTTGTGGGAAGATAGTAAAACCAATTAACAATGAACAAATGGATACTGACGATTTAGTGAAAAGTCTCATTCAACAGGAAACTGAAATTCTAATGAAACAATcgaaaaaacataaacataaggacaagaaaaaagaaaaagaccCAGAACATAAAAAACACAGGAAGC gtAAACATCGCGAAGAAAAAAGTGAGCATAATAAAGAAGCCGAAGGGGCATCGATATCCAAAAACGAATCAGTTGAAAcaattcaaaaagaaaatccTGAACAAAAGAATATTGATGATATTATACGAGCAGCTGAAGAAGAACACGAACAAAAACTGCTCAAAGAAGCTCCGATTCCAATAATTGAACAACCATTAACTCCGACCCCAAAAGTTAATCAAATTTCAACAACAAAcagttttctgaaaaattatagAAGACCAAAGGAAATGCCGAAGGTGGTtactaataaaattgaaactataaGGACTTCAAAAGGTATTATAACAGTACTCGAACCGAAATCTGTGATACCTAAACCAATACCAAAGTTGGAACCGACATTATCAAGTTCTAATACCCTACAATCGACGATGAAACCTTTTGCTCCAGTTTCTCATAAATATGAAGTAGCTTTCTTAGATTtcttacaaaaacaaacaaataatgcAATTGCTCCAAAGAAATCCCCAGCGAAAAGAAGCGATTTCGATAGGTACAATAAACCTAAAGTTTTACagacaaatatttccaaaactaTATCATCACTTCCAAAAGACATTAGAATAACTTCTACGGTGTCTAGTAATTCGATTCCAACAACAATCCAATCGAATACCGTCAATAATAAATTGCAAGGAAACTTAAATTCCCCACAAAATAAATTCACCAATAGCACCCATGCTTCTATAAACGGGGTACAAACAAATTCTCTTAACCAACAGTGTCAAGCTCACCAATTACCTTCAAACGGTGTTGTACACAACTTAAATCAAACTCAATCCGGTTCAAATATGCTTGGAACAATTTTAAAATCCCCTATACAAGCAAAGACAGTTGCAAATAATCAACAACAGGTGAAAACTACTATGTCAGTCAATCAGCAGGTTCTTTCAAAACCGGTATTGACTAATAATGTTGTTAACAGTAATATTCATCCATTAACCACACCGGTAGAAGTACAACCTGTAAATAACACTACCGTTAATGTGGGTACAGAAGAATCTTGCCAATCGGAGCCACCTGCTAGTACTCCAg GTCCAGTATTGCAAACGATGCAAAAAATGGAACTACCCGTACTGACTCAACAAATGCCTCAGTTATCTGTTCCAGAATCGTTTACAGATTATGAAGACATGCCTAAATTGGGATCCCCGGCTGTAGCCACGAAAGTGAATCTATCTGAATTAGATCGCAGAGAAGAAGCCGTTAAAGGCTTGCTGGACATGTATTCGGTGAATATTGAAAAGACGGCGGCGACGCCTGCGTTGGAAAAAGAAGATTCCCCACCTAAAAAATTCAAACCGAATTTAATATGGACAAATCACAAGTATTACACAACTTTTAGATGCGAAACTGTTTATGATAATGCCGATAGGTTTTATCCCATGACTGGGATTCCCATACCGTCAGatagtaataaaaaagtagTAGTAGAACCGATTCCTACAATAACTAGTAATATAACAGcactggaagaagaagaagaagaaaatgaagatgtaatcgagaaagaagaagaaaaagagcgAATTTATGTGCAAGAAAATGATATCTCGAATGAAATAGCAACTGAAATCGAAATCCAATCTTCTGGTAATACGTATTCTGATCAAGATGGTTCTTCTGATGATTCTTCTTCCAGTGATTGTGAATCTGATTGcgagaaatgtaaaaaattgaatagtacCGAGGAAATAGTACCTTTAAATACCGACgaagatattaaagaaaatctaaaatcCAAACGTGGTGCGCGTCAAATTAGACGCGTAAAGAAACCTGCTATTCCAAGAATATTTGGTAAAACGAAGGGAAAACGGGGTAACTCCAAATCAAGATTGTACTTATCGGAAATTATTTTCGGCGTAAAGAAAAAGGGTAGGCCGAAAAAGAACGATCAGATACGGTATCAAGTACTCaggaatttatgtaaaaaaaaatgtttaccttcaaataaaaaaaattgtaaagacGGAGAATTGAGCGAATATTTGATGTACAAAAAAGCTCATTTCACACCGGCTGAATGTTACGTGGACACTAAAGATGTTTTGGATAATTTCAGTAAGGACATTCAGGATTATTTGAAATCCGGTTTGACGTTGTTTAACGTCGGTTCTATTCCCATAGAAGAATGTTCTAAATTGACAAATTCGGAATCTTTTGAACCAAAAGATGTCGAAATCGGTCCAAAA AATAAGCCGATAAAAGTGAACGAAAAAGTTTGGGCGAAACATAAAAATGGAAGATTCTACCAGGCCAAAGTGATAGACATTAAGTGCGAATCGAACTTGTGCGTTTTTTTCCCGGTAGATCAGAGTTTTTCCAAAGACGTTAGATTAAGCGACGTAGTCGGTTTTGAAACTATGCCGAATCCAGTTTTGGGTCAAAGATTGAAAATCAGATGGATAGACGGGCATTCGTACGACGCCGATTACATGGGAAATGTAGATAACTACATTTTCACT GTTTTATTCGAAGACGATTCTAAGTGTCACTTACAACAAGATAGTATTTTTGGTATAACCGAAACCATACCAAAGCGAATTTTGTCGAAATTGGTGAGTAGTTGCTCTGATTTCACAGCCAAAGAGGACGAATGA